The sequence CACATGGTACAACACATGGCACAATAAATACAATCTTCCGGCCTCGCTTGATACGCGGGAAAATAACCCTTGGTGTTCACCTGTTCCGAAACTTCCAAAACCTTCTTGGGACATACGGTCACGCATAAACCGCAACCTTTGCATCTCTCACTGTCTATATGATGTCTATAGGCCATAGAAAATTGCTCCTTTCTAGTCAGCTTAATTCGGCCGCCTTCTTCCAGGGCGGCACCAGTTGTCTTTCTATCTGCAAAACAGGACAGGAAAAACGGTTTACATCGATCTCAGTCATCAGTTCTGATGGAACAGTAATAAATTTTAAAGCCAGACCACTTTCACGAGATAAAAGCTTAACAAACTCGTATCCGGTATATATATCTTCAG is a genomic window of Thermodesulfobacteriota bacterium containing:
- a CDS encoding 4Fe-4S binding protein → MAYRHHIDSERCKGCGLCVTVCPKKVLEVSEQVNTKGYFPAYQARPEDCIYCAMCCTMCPDMAITITEVVEAAADAGKMEGKNE